The proteins below are encoded in one region of Enhydrobacter sp.:
- a CDS encoding SAF domain-containing protein, protein MIIVDSALQERARSGRPIRVGMVGAGFMGRGVALQIHTAVPGMTLVAIANRRLEPARRAYVEAGQDAPRTVETGKALSEAIAAGQPAITEDWRLLCAADEIDAVLEVTGSIEHAAHVVTGTISNGKHAILMNAELDGTVGPLLKRRADAAGVIYTNVDGDQPGVTLNLFRFVRGIGVRPVLCGNIKGLQDPYRTPITQEGFARKWGQKAHMVTSFADGSKISFEQAIIANATGMTVGRRGMYGPTVPDGTPLEEAVRQFHAERFIDGPGIVDYVVGASPGPGVFVLGTIENPLQRHYLNLYKLGEGPLYCFYTPYHLCHFEVPTTVARAVLFRDATIAPAGPPRVDVVATAKTDLRAGDVLDDIGHFMTYGQCEKADIARSEQLLPLGIAVGCRLLRDVAKDEVLGYRDVELPRDRLVDRLRAEQDALFAPAGKSLGRHDSVTA, encoded by the coding sequence ATGATTATCGTGGACTCGGCGCTGCAGGAACGCGCGCGCTCTGGCCGGCCAATTCGGGTCGGCATGGTCGGAGCGGGATTTATGGGCCGCGGCGTGGCTCTGCAAATCCACACGGCGGTGCCGGGCATGACGCTTGTCGCGATCGCCAATCGACGGCTCGAACCGGCGAGGCGCGCCTATGTGGAAGCAGGTCAAGACGCGCCTCGAACCGTCGAGACCGGCAAGGCGTTGAGCGAGGCCATTGCCGCGGGCCAGCCCGCGATCACCGAGGACTGGCGCCTTCTTTGCGCGGCCGACGAGATCGACGCCGTTCTCGAGGTCACGGGCTCGATCGAGCATGCCGCCCACGTCGTGACCGGGACGATATCCAACGGCAAGCACGCGATCCTGATGAATGCCGAGCTCGACGGCACGGTCGGACCGCTGCTCAAGCGCCGGGCCGATGCCGCCGGCGTGATCTACACCAATGTCGACGGCGATCAGCCCGGCGTGACGCTCAATCTCTTTCGCTTCGTGCGCGGGATCGGCGTCCGGCCCGTCCTCTGCGGCAACATCAAGGGGCTGCAGGATCCCTATCGGACACCCATCACCCAGGAAGGCTTCGCGCGCAAGTGGGGGCAAAAAGCCCATATGGTTACCTCGTTTGCCGATGGATCGAAGATTTCCTTCGAGCAGGCGATCATCGCCAATGCCACCGGGATGACCGTGGGCCGGCGCGGCATGTACGGCCCAACTGTCCCGGACGGCACGCCACTCGAGGAGGCGGTCCGCCAGTTCCACGCCGAGCGCTTCATCGACGGACCGGGCATCGTGGACTATGTCGTCGGCGCCTCACCCGGTCCGGGAGTCTTCGTGCTGGGCACCATCGAAAATCCGCTCCAGCGCCATTACCTCAACCTCTACAAGCTGGGCGAGGGGCCGCTCTACTGCTTCTACACGCCCTATCATCTCTGCCACTTCGAGGTTCCGACAACCGTCGCGCGAGCGGTGCTGTTCCGGGATGCGACGATCGCGCCGGCGGGCCCGCCTCGCGTCGACGTCGTGGCGACGGCCAAGACCGACCTGAGAGCGGGCGACGTGCTGGACGATATCGGTCATTTCATGACTTATGGCCAGTGCGAGAAGGCGGACATCGCGCGGAGCGAGCAGCTATTGCCGCTCGGTATCGCCGTCGGCTGCAGGCTGCTGCGAGACGTCGCGAAAGACGAAGTCCTGGGCTATCGAGACGTGGAATTGCCGCGAGACCGTCTTGTCGACCGGCTGCGAGCCGAGCAGGACGCCCTGTTCGCGCCGGCGGGTAAAAGCCTTGGACGACACGATTCAGTCACAGCTTAG
- a CDS encoding glycosyltransferase has protein sequence MIPVYNCPDRYLRATLLSVLSQDPGPSEMQIEVIDNCSTEGDVEKLVQEIGGGRIAFFRQPMNLGIVGNFNSCVQRSRGQWVQILHGDDVVRPGFYARTREGIEQHPEVAAAFCRLIYIDQDGHWLGISDLEIPARGVLDPGFADRELIDQRIQFVSIVVRRSTYEELGGFRASLAHCLDWDMWKRIAVRKPIFFDPEPLACFRLHAGADTSQLVTSGENVADERRSIDISCACDVPATRRSQIKRVARRAAGVRAARLARRLWKAGHAAASLRQAIEAVRCSRSPAVLARVAYFMASAIVH, from the coding sequence ATGATCCCCGTCTATAATTGTCCGGACCGCTACCTGCGGGCGACCCTGCTCAGCGTGCTGTCGCAGGACCCCGGCCCATCCGAGATGCAGATCGAGGTCATCGACAATTGCTCGACGGAGGGCGATGTCGAGAAGCTCGTGCAGGAGATCGGCGGCGGCCGCATCGCCTTCTTCCGCCAACCCATGAACCTGGGGATCGTCGGAAACTTCAATTCGTGCGTGCAGCGCAGCCGCGGCCAGTGGGTTCAGATCCTGCATGGCGACGACGTCGTCCGTCCGGGTTTCTACGCGCGCACGCGGGAGGGCATCGAGCAACATCCGGAGGTCGCCGCCGCCTTCTGTCGGCTGATCTACATCGATCAGGACGGCCACTGGCTCGGAATCTCCGACCTCGAGATTCCGGCGCGAGGCGTGCTCGACCCCGGCTTCGCCGACCGGGAGCTCATCGATCAGCGCATCCAGTTCGTGAGCATCGTCGTGCGCCGCTCGACCTACGAGGAGCTCGGCGGGTTTCGGGCGTCGCTCGCGCATTGCCTCGATTGGGACATGTGGAAACGGATAGCCGTACGCAAGCCGATCTTTTTCGACCCCGAGCCATTGGCCTGCTTTCGTCTGCACGCCGGTGCCGACACGAGCCAACTGGTGACCTCGGGAGAGAACGTGGCCGACGAGCGGCGTTCGATCGACATATCCTGCGCGTGCGACGTGCCGGCCACGCGGCGCAGCCAGATCAAGCGCGTCGCGCGGCGGGCGGCCGGTGTCCGGGCCGCGCGTCTCGCGCGCCGCCTGTGGAAGGCCGGGCATGCGGCCGCGAGTCTTCGCCAGGCCATCGAGGCGGTCCGCTGCAGCCGCTCGCCGGCTGTGCTCGCCCGGGTCGCGTACTTCATGGCATCGGCGATCGTCCACTAG
- the rfbF gene encoding glucose-1-phosphate cytidylyltransferase — MKVVILAGGYGTRISEESAIRPKPLVEIGGQPILWHIMKIYSAYGLNEFVICGGYKVNLIKQYFRDYALARSDVTFDLHQGKVHTHRSEGEPWRVTVVDTGEKTMTGGRIKRIRPYLNEETFCLTYGDGVADIDIRELVAFHRKAGVLATVAAVKQPGRFGSLHLSSGEDRVRGFREKAHEDGDFINGGFFVLEPRAIDYIEGDDSVWEREPLETLVAEGQVAAYRHRGFWQNMDTLRDRNVLEAFWASEKPQWKVW, encoded by the coding sequence ATGAAGGTCGTCATATTGGCTGGCGGGTATGGGACCCGTATCAGCGAGGAGAGCGCGATACGGCCCAAGCCGCTGGTCGAGATCGGCGGGCAGCCGATCCTTTGGCACATCATGAAGATCTATTCGGCCTACGGCCTCAACGAGTTCGTGATCTGCGGCGGCTACAAGGTCAACCTGATCAAGCAGTATTTTCGGGACTACGCGCTGGCCCGCTCGGACGTCACGTTCGATTTGCACCAGGGCAAGGTCCATACGCATCGCAGCGAAGGCGAGCCCTGGCGGGTGACGGTAGTCGACACGGGCGAGAAGACGATGACCGGCGGGCGCATCAAGCGGATCCGGCCTTATCTGAACGAGGAGACTTTCTGCCTCACCTACGGCGACGGAGTGGCCGATATCGACATCAGGGAGCTGGTCGCGTTCCACCGCAAGGCGGGCGTGCTCGCCACAGTGGCGGCGGTCAAGCAGCCGGGTCGCTTCGGCTCGCTTCACCTGTCGTCGGGAGAGGACCGGGTACGGGGCTTTCGCGAGAAGGCGCACGAGGACGGCGACTTCATCAACGGCGGTTTCTTCGTCCTTGAGCCGCGGGCCATCGACTACATCGAGGGCGACGACAGCGTGTGGGAGCGCGAGCCTCTCGAAACGCTCGTGGCCGAGGGCCAGGTGGCCGCCTACCGTCACCGCGGCTTCTGGCAGAACATGGATACCCTGCGAGACCGCAACGTCCTCGAGGCGTTCTGGGCCAGCGAGAAACCGCAATGGAAAGTCTGGTGA
- a CDS encoding SDR family oxidoreductase: MSTAPMPTPGRERQAAPGRILVTGADGFIGSVLTPLLLRRGYDVVGLDTGFYRAGLLYHDGENRPATLSRDIRTLTPADLEGFDAVVHLAELSNDPLCQHNPKKTFEINHLGSVALARAAREAGVSRFVYASSCSIYGAASEDGLKTEDSPPNPQTAYAECKMLVERDVGRLADDRFSPTFLRNATAFGASPRIRFDIVLNNLAGLAWTTGRITMTSDGMPWRPLVHVQDICAAIVATLTAEREAVSGQIINVGDNDHNYRVREIAEAVGEAFPNCRIEFGANGGDNRSYRVSFDKIGRLLPDFRCRWNAQRGARQMRKLFEHIAMEAAVFKASPFTRLSELQRLLDTRQIDADFFWRPVDLS; the protein is encoded by the coding sequence GTGAGCACGGCCCCGATGCCGACCCCCGGCCGCGAGCGGCAGGCGGCGCCCGGCAGGATCCTGGTGACCGGCGCGGACGGCTTCATCGGCTCGGTCCTGACGCCGCTTCTGTTGCGCCGAGGGTACGATGTGGTCGGCCTGGACACCGGCTTCTATCGCGCCGGCCTGCTTTACCACGACGGCGAGAACCGGCCGGCCACGCTCAGTCGCGATATCCGGACCCTGACCCCGGCCGACCTGGAAGGCTTTGACGCGGTGGTGCACCTGGCCGAGCTGTCCAACGATCCGCTTTGCCAGCACAATCCGAAGAAGACGTTCGAGATCAATCACCTCGGATCCGTCGCACTGGCCAGGGCGGCCAGGGAGGCCGGCGTTTCCCGCTTCGTCTATGCCTCCTCCTGCAGCATATACGGTGCGGCATCGGAGGACGGCCTGAAGACCGAGGATTCCCCGCCCAATCCGCAGACCGCCTACGCCGAATGCAAGATGCTCGTCGAGCGTGATGTCGGGCGTCTCGCCGACGACCGTTTCAGCCCGACGTTCCTGCGCAACGCGACTGCCTTCGGCGCATCGCCGCGCATTCGCTTCGACATCGTCCTGAACAATCTCGCCGGGCTCGCCTGGACGACGGGGCGCATCACGATGACCAGCGACGGCATGCCCTGGCGCCCGCTCGTCCACGTGCAGGATATCTGCGCCGCCATCGTCGCGACGCTGACGGCCGAGCGTGAAGCGGTATCCGGCCAGATCATCAATGTCGGCGACAACGACCACAACTACCGCGTTCGCGAGATCGCCGAAGCCGTCGGCGAGGCTTTCCCCAACTGCAGGATCGAGTTCGGCGCCAATGGCGGCGACAACCGCAGCTACCGCGTCTCGTTCGACAAGATCGGCCGGCTGCTGCCCGATTTCCGTTGCCGCTGGAACGCACAGCGGGGCGCGCGGCAGATGCGCAAGCTGTTCGAGCACATCGCAATGGAGGCGGCGGTCTTCAAGGCCTCGCCGTTCACCAGGCTCAGCGAGCTGCAGCGGCTGCTCGACACGCGACAGATCGATGCCGACTTCTTCTGGCGGCCTGTCGATCTTTCATGA
- a CDS encoding ABC transporter ATP-binding protein/permease, whose amino-acid sequence MKRVGSFLGDWWRLVIPYFKSEEWPIAITLLVGAIALTFAGVGLEVLFNDWNRRFYDSIQNKNEAVFWKEIIFFSWLAALYIMVFVARAIVSPYLRLRWRKWLTRHYLAHWLDDRGYYRIELMRSVDNVDQRISEDLNQLGQYTMTLLLGLLSAVATLVSFLFILWELSGPLSLAPIGIDFTIPGYMAWVCLIYAVVGSYLANLVGRRLIPLNFMRQRYEANFRFSLVRVRENAEGIALYHGEQREDDALNARFIDVFNNGFRVLMTQAQLAFYQSGYAQLAIVFPYVVTAPRFFAGAITFGVMTQTASAFGQVQSALSFFIDNYTSLAELRAVMDRLKGFQIAADEKPATAIDVTPQAGRSDVAAEKLTLALPTGQALLEDLDLPLRKGQSVLVRGASGTGKSTLFRALAGIWPFGSGQVRVPEGARVLFLPQKPYIPIGTLRDAIKYPDEHSRASDTDIAEALRATGLGHLVDRLDEVAHWNNVLSGGEQQRLAAARAIVFKPDWLFMDEATASLDEAAEAMVYSELKRRLPDTTMVSIGHRPTLRKWHDRLLELKREPGQVGTLVEVPA is encoded by the coding sequence ATGAAACGAGTAGGCTCTTTCCTCGGCGACTGGTGGCGCCTCGTCATTCCCTATTTCAAGTCCGAGGAGTGGCCGATCGCGATCACGCTGCTGGTGGGGGCGATCGCGCTCACCTTCGCCGGCGTGGGCCTCGAGGTCCTGTTCAACGACTGGAACCGTCGCTTCTACGACAGCATCCAGAACAAGAACGAGGCGGTGTTCTGGAAGGAGATCATCTTCTTCTCCTGGCTGGCTGCCCTCTACATCATGGTGTTCGTCGCCCGCGCCATCGTGAGTCCCTACCTCAGGCTGCGCTGGCGGAAGTGGCTGACGCGCCATTACCTCGCCCACTGGCTCGACGACCGCGGCTATTACCGAATCGAGCTCATGCGCTCGGTCGACAACGTCGACCAGCGCATCTCGGAGGACCTGAACCAGCTCGGCCAGTACACGATGACGCTGCTGCTCGGGCTGTTGAGTGCGGTCGCGACACTGGTCTCGTTCCTGTTCATCCTCTGGGAGCTGTCGGGGCCGCTGTCGCTGGCGCCGATCGGCATCGACTTCACGATCCCCGGCTACATGGCCTGGGTCTGCCTGATCTATGCCGTGGTGGGCAGCTACCTCGCGAACCTCGTGGGCCGGCGCCTTATCCCGCTCAACTTCATGCGGCAGCGCTATGAAGCCAACTTCCGCTTTTCCCTGGTGCGGGTGCGCGAGAATGCCGAGGGCATCGCCCTCTATCACGGCGAGCAGCGCGAGGACGATGCACTGAACGCGCGGTTCATCGACGTGTTCAACAACGGCTTCCGCGTACTGATGACCCAGGCGCAGCTCGCCTTCTACCAGTCGGGCTATGCCCAGCTCGCGATCGTCTTCCCCTATGTCGTCACCGCACCGCGCTTCTTCGCCGGCGCGATCACCTTTGGTGTGATGACCCAGACGGCCTCCGCCTTCGGACAGGTGCAATCGGCGCTTTCCTTCTTCATCGACAACTACACCTCGCTCGCCGAACTGCGCGCGGTGATGGACCGCCTCAAGGGATTCCAGATCGCGGCGGACGAGAAGCCCGCGACCGCGATCGACGTCACGCCCCAGGCGGGCCGTTCGGACGTGGCGGCCGAGAAGCTGACGCTGGCGCTGCCGACCGGGCAGGCGCTGCTCGAGGACCTCGACCTGCCGCTCAGGAAGGGCCAGTCGGTGCTGGTGCGCGGCGCCAGCGGCACGGGCAAGAGCACGCTCTTCCGCGCGCTCGCCGGCATCTGGCCATTCGGCAGTGGACAGGTGCGCGTGCCCGAGGGAGCGCGCGTGCTCTTCCTGCCGCAGAAGCCCTACATCCCGATCGGGACCTTGCGCGACGCCATAAAATATCCCGACGAGCATTCCCGCGCCTCCGACACGGACATCGCCGAGGCCCTGCGCGCGACCGGGCTCGGCCATCTCGTCGACCGGCTCGACGAGGTGGCCCACTGGAACAACGTCCTGTCGGGCGGCGAGCAGCAGCGCCTGGCCGCCGCCCGGGCGATCGTCTTCAAGCCGGACTGGCTCTTCATGGACGAGGCGACCGCGTCTCTGGACGAGGCGGCCGAAGCAATGGTCTACAGCGAGCTGAAGAGACGGCTGCCCGACACGACCATGGTCTCGATCGGCCACCGCCCGACGCTCAGGAAGTGGCACGACCGCCTGCTCGAGCTGAAGCGTGAGCCGGGCCAGGTCGGCACGCTGGTCGAGGTACCGGCATAG
- a CDS encoding 2-oxoacid:ferredoxin oxidoreductase subunit beta, which translates to MTFIAKPRLHHPSLVKNKAGFTRRDYEGAVSTLCAGCGHDSISAAIIQACYELDILPHQVAKLSGIGCSSKAPTYFVGASHGFNTVHGRMPSVMTGANLANRDLIYMGVSGDGDSASIGLGQFAHIMRRGVNMTYIVMNNGVYGLTKGQFSATADKGSISKKGVANSDSSIDLVSMAILMGATFVGRSFSGDKHQLVPLIKAAMMHKGAAFLDVISPCVAFNNHAGSTKSYEYVREHNEALNRLDFIEGRAEIIADYAPGTATTVQQHDGSLLRLRKLGEDYDPSDKIAAMKRVQEGLAAGEVVTGLLYVDPTPTDLHANLNTVDVPLNSLQTADLCPGPQALDRINASLR; encoded by the coding sequence ATGACCTTCATCGCCAAGCCCAGGCTCCATCATCCCTCGCTGGTCAAGAACAAGGCCGGCTTCACCCGGCGCGACTACGAAGGCGCCGTCTCGACGCTGTGCGCAGGCTGCGGTCATGATTCGATCAGCGCCGCCATCATCCAGGCCTGCTACGAGCTCGATATCCTGCCGCATCAGGTGGCCAAGCTCTCGGGCATCGGCTGCTCTTCCAAGGCGCCGACCTACTTCGTCGGCGCGAGCCACGGCTTCAACACCGTGCACGGCCGCATGCCATCGGTGATGACGGGCGCCAATCTCGCCAACCGCGACCTGATCTACATGGGCGTATCGGGCGACGGCGATTCGGCCTCGATCGGGCTCGGCCAGTTCGCCCACATCATGCGGCGTGGCGTGAACATGACCTACATCGTCATGAACAACGGCGTCTATGGCCTCACCAAGGGCCAGTTCTCCGCCACCGCCGACAAAGGCTCGATCAGCAAGAAGGGCGTGGCCAACTCCGACTCCTCGATCGATCTCGTGTCGATGGCGATCCTGATGGGCGCCACCTTTGTCGGCCGTTCCTTCTCCGGCGACAAGCACCAGCTCGTGCCGCTCATCAAGGCGGCGATGATGCACAAGGGCGCGGCGTTCCTCGACGTCATCAGCCCCTGCGTCGCCTTCAACAACCACGCCGGCTCGACCAAGAGCTACGAGTACGTGCGCGAGCACAACGAGGCGCTGAACCGGCTCGATTTCATCGAGGGGCGGGCGGAGATCATCGCCGACTATGCGCCCGGCACCGCGACCACCGTGCAGCAGCACGACGGCTCGCTTCTCCGGCTGCGCAAGCTCGGCGAGGACTACGACCCCTCGGACAAGATCGCGGCCATGAAGCGCGTCCAGGAAGGTCTCGCCGCGGGCGAGGTCGTGACCGGCCTCCTCTATGTCGACCCGACCCCGACCGATCTGCACGCCAACCTGAACACGGTCGACGTCCCGCTGAACTCGCTGCAGACCGCCGACCTCTGCCCTGGCCCGCAGGCGCTGGACCGTATCAACGCCAGCCTTCGCTGA
- a CDS encoding 2-oxoacid:acceptor oxidoreductase subunit alpha — translation MPQAITAVNDFVVKFANVNGSGSASANELFARAILRMGVPVSPRNIFPSNIQGLPTWYEVRITEKGYLGRRGGVDLMVAMNPQTWAEDVKEIEPGGYLFYDSTKPMPSSAFRDDVNVIGVPLTAICNATYTDARQRQLFKNIIYVGALSVLLDIDPKEIERLFSEQYKGKEKLLDSNVKALQLGRDWAAQHLDADAVRLKVRRADAVGDRIFVEGNNAAALGAVYGGATVCAWYPITPSSSLAEAFSNHCKRLRHDKETGKAKYAIVQAEDELASIGMVIGAAWNGARAFTATSGPGISLMTEFIGLAYFAEVPAVIVNVQRGGPSTGMPTRTQQSDLFSCAYASNGDTKHVLLFPEDPRECFEFTAEALDLADRLQTPIFVMTDLDIGMNHRLCRPFRWDEQRVFDRGKVMTAEELEAGKTFGRYLDVDGDGIPFRTYPGTHPTKGSFFTRGTTKNEYARYSEEGPVYVRNMERLQRKFATAARIAPQPLRYSSPKATRYGVIYFGSTSPAMAEALDHLEADGHHVNALRVRSFPFSQAVEDFIHEHDKVFVVEQNRDGQLRSMLMSEFTLDARKLVSVLHYDGTPITARFIAADIAKKLGQFKVVSFDKAAS, via the coding sequence ATGCCGCAGGCAATAACCGCCGTTAACGACTTCGTCGTCAAGTTCGCGAACGTCAACGGCTCCGGATCGGCCTCGGCCAACGAGCTGTTCGCGCGGGCGATCCTGCGCATGGGCGTGCCCGTCAGCCCGCGCAACATCTTCCCCTCGAACATCCAGGGCCTGCCGACCTGGTACGAGGTGCGGATCACCGAGAAGGGCTATCTCGGCCGACGCGGCGGCGTCGACCTGATGGTGGCGATGAACCCGCAGACCTGGGCCGAGGACGTGAAGGAGATCGAGCCCGGCGGCTACCTGTTCTACGACAGCACCAAGCCGATGCCGTCCTCCGCCTTCCGCGACGACGTCAACGTGATCGGCGTGCCGCTGACGGCGATCTGCAACGCCACCTACACCGACGCCCGTCAGCGCCAGCTCTTCAAGAACATCATCTATGTCGGCGCCCTCTCGGTCCTGCTCGACATCGATCCCAAGGAGATCGAGCGGCTGTTCAGCGAGCAGTACAAGGGCAAGGAGAAGCTGCTCGATTCCAACGTCAAGGCGCTGCAGCTCGGCCGCGACTGGGCGGCGCAGCATCTGGACGCCGATGCGGTGAGGCTCAAGGTCCGCCGCGCCGACGCGGTCGGCGATCGCATCTTCGTCGAGGGCAACAACGCGGCGGCGCTGGGCGCGGTCTATGGCGGCGCCACGGTCTGCGCCTGGTATCCCATCACCCCCTCCTCCTCGCTGGCCGAGGCCTTCAGCAACCATTGCAAGCGGCTCAGGCACGACAAGGAGACCGGCAAGGCGAAGTACGCGATCGTGCAGGCCGAGGACGAGCTCGCCTCGATCGGCATGGTGATCGGGGCGGCCTGGAACGGCGCCCGCGCCTTCACGGCGACCTCGGGCCCCGGCATCTCGCTGATGACCGAGTTCATCGGCCTCGCCTATTTTGCCGAAGTGCCGGCGGTGATCGTGAACGTGCAGCGCGGCGGGCCCTCGACCGGCATGCCGACACGCACGCAGCAGTCGGACCTGTTCTCCTGCGCCTATGCCTCCAACGGCGACACCAAGCACGTGCTGCTGTTCCCGGAGGATCCGAGGGAGTGCTTCGAGTTCACCGCCGAGGCGCTCGATCTCGCCGACCGGCTGCAGACGCCGATCTTCGTCATGACCGACCTCGATATCGGCATGAACCACCGGCTCTGTCGGCCCTTCCGATGGGACGAGCAGCGGGTGTTCGACCGCGGCAAGGTGATGACGGCCGAGGAGCTGGAAGCCGGCAAGACCTTCGGCCGCTATCTCGACGTCGACGGCGACGGCATTCCCTTCCGCACCTATCCCGGCACGCATCCGACCAAGGGCTCGTTCTTCACCCGCGGCACGACCAAGAACGAGTACGCGCGCTACTCCGAGGAGGGACCGGTCTATGTGCGCAACATGGAACGGCTGCAGCGCAAGTTCGCGACGGCCGCCCGGATCGCGCCGCAGCCGCTGCGCTACTCCTCGCCCAAGGCCACGCGCTACGGCGTGATCTATTTCGGCTCGACGAGCCCCGCCATGGCGGAGGCGCTCGACCATCTCGAGGCCGATGGCCACCACGTCAATGCGCTGCGCGTGCGCTCCTTCCCGTTCTCGCAAGCGGTCGAGGACTTCATCCACGAGCACGACAAGGTGTTCGTCGTCGAGCAGAACCGCGACGGCCAACTGCGCTCGATGCTGATGAGCGAGTTCACGCTCGATGCGCGCAAGCTCGTCTCCGTCCTTCACTACGACGGCACGCCGATCACGGCGCGCTTCATCGCGGCCGACATCGCCAAGAAGCTCGGCCAGTTCAAGGTGGTATCGTTCGACAAGGCTGCGTCATGA
- a CDS encoding FAD-dependent oxidoreductase, with amino-acid sequence MKPTDITNPDYFHKVVDCQWACPAHTPVPEYIRLIAHGRYSDAYMINWKSNVFPGILGRTCDRPCEPACRRSRVEDETLVKGKKEPVAICRLKRVAADYKDDDIAKLMPKAPARNGKRIACVGGGPASLTVARDLAVMGYEIVIYDQDPKLGGFIRTQIPHFRLPESVIDEEVGYITDIGNIEFRHQRVESMKKLLADGYDAVFVGCGAPRGRELDVPGRREAAANIHIGIDWLSSVSFGHTTSVGKRVIVLGGGNTAMDCCRTARRLGGEDVKVIVRSGFEEMKASPWEKEDAMGEDIPILNFLVPKEVRHDNGRIKGVLFEKVKAEYDAKGRRSLVPTGEPDQFFECDDVLVAIGQENAFPWIEKDAGIEFDRWGLPRLDEATLQSTVKNVFFGGDAAFGPKNIIWAAAHGHDAAISIDKLLTGEKVEERPPPGVNIVSQKMGIHEWSYDNAPTIDRRFKVPHRAKQEALKNIMAEVELGFDPELAFQEAQRCLNCDVQTVFTGTLCIECDACVDICPMDCITFTDNGDEKDLRSRLNAPALNPTQDLYVGNDLKTGRVMVKDEDVCLHCGLCAERCPTGAWDMRKYYIEMTHAEQACRRQ; translated from the coding sequence TTGAAGCCGACCGACATCACGAATCCCGACTACTTCCACAAGGTGGTGGACTGCCAGTGGGCGTGCCCGGCGCATACGCCGGTTCCGGAGTACATCCGACTGATCGCCCACGGACGATACTCCGACGCCTACATGATCAATTGGAAGTCGAACGTCTTCCCCGGCATCCTCGGCCGTACCTGCGACCGTCCGTGCGAGCCGGCCTGCCGGCGTAGCCGGGTCGAGGACGAGACCCTCGTCAAGGGCAAGAAGGAGCCGGTCGCGATCTGCCGCCTGAAGCGCGTCGCGGCCGACTACAAGGACGACGACATCGCCAAGCTGATGCCCAAGGCGCCGGCCCGAAACGGCAAGCGCATCGCCTGCGTCGGCGGCGGGCCGGCCTCGCTCACCGTGGCCCGCGATCTCGCCGTGATGGGCTACGAGATCGTGATCTATGACCAGGACCCCAAGCTCGGCGGCTTCATCCGCACGCAGATCCCGCACTTCCGGCTGCCCGAATCGGTGATCGACGAGGAAGTGGGCTACATCACCGACATCGGCAACATCGAGTTCCGCCATCAGCGCGTCGAGTCGATGAAGAAGCTGCTGGCCGACGGCTACGATGCGGTATTCGTCGGCTGCGGTGCGCCGCGTGGCCGCGAGCTCGACGTGCCAGGCCGCAGGGAAGCCGCCGCCAACATCCATATCGGCATCGACTGGCTGTCCTCGGTCTCGTTCGGCCACACGACCAGCGTCGGCAAGCGCGTGATCGTGCTGGGCGGCGGCAACACCGCGATGGACTGCTGCCGCACCGCGCGGCGCCTCGGCGGCGAGGACGTGAAGGTGATCGTCCGCTCCGGCTTCGAGGAGATGAAGGCCTCGCCGTGGGAGAAGGAGGACGCGATGGGCGAGGACATCCCCATCCTGAACTTCCTCGTCCCCAAGGAGGTCCGGCACGACAACGGCAGGATCAAGGGCGTTCTGTTCGAGAAGGTGAAGGCCGAGTACGACGCCAAGGGCCGCCGCAGCCTCGTCCCGACCGGCGAACCCGACCAGTTCTTCGAATGCGACGACGTGCTGGTCGCGATCGGCCAGGAGAACGCCTTCCCCTGGATCGAGAAGGACGCCGGCATCGAGTTCGACAGGTGGGGCTTGCCCAGGCTGGACGAGGCGACGCTGCAGAGCACGGTGAAGAACGTGTTCTTCGGCGGCGACGCCGCATTCGGGCCGAAAAACATCATCTGGGCGGCGGCGCACGGCCACGACGCGGCGATCTCGATCGACAAGCTGCTTACGGGCGAGAAGGTCGAGGAGCGGCCGCCGCCCGGCGTCAACATCGTCAGCCAGAAGATGGGCATCCACGAGTGGAGCTACGACAACGCGCCCACCATCGACCGTCGCTTCAAGGTCCCGCACCGCGCCAAGCAGGAGGCGCTGAAGAACATCATGGCCGAGGTCGAGCTGGGCTTCGATCCCGAGCTCGCCTTCCAGGAAGCCCAGCGCTGCCTGAACTGCGACGTGCAGACCGTCTTCACCGGCACGCTCTGCATCGAGTGCGACGCCTGCGTCGACATCTGTCCGATGGACTGCATCACCTTCACCGACAACGGTGACGAAAAGGACCTGCGCTCGAGGCTCAACGCGCCGGCGCTGAACCCGACCCAGGATCTCTATGTCGGCAACGACCTCAAGACCGGCCGTGTCATGGTCAAGGACGAGGACGTCTGCCTGCATTGCGGGCTGTGCGCCGAGCGCTGCCCGACCGGCGCATGGGACATGCGCAAGTACTATATCGAGATGACTCACGCGGAGCAGGCATGCCGCAGGCAATAA